The genomic region CTTCGTGCTCCTGCCAAAACCACAGGCAGAGCAGACTTTCTTCTGGGCGTGGAACGAGATCTTCCCGCAGCGCCGGCAGGCGATGTGGGTGAACTTGTTCATCTTACCCATTGATGGAGTGCCTTTTGACATGTTACTTCACCTTATTGTTCGAGTGATGGAGAGATA from uncultured Methanoregula sp. harbors:
- a CDS encoding 50S ribosomal protein L37e translates to MSKGTPSMGKMNKFTHIACRRCGKISFHAQKKVCSACGFGRSTKLVSNKWNNKRPKVPTH